The following DNA comes from Erigeron canadensis isolate Cc75 chromosome 3, C_canadensis_v1, whole genome shotgun sequence.
ttttctttttttgttccAATTTCAGGCGATTCCTGATGACATGAAATCTCCAATTTctcattattatatttatactagtCACAATACTTACTTAACCGGTAACCAGTTTACAAGCGATAGTAGTGTTAGGCCAATTATAAAAGCCCTACAGAATGGTGTAAGAGGTATTGAATTGGACCTCTGGCCAAACTCAACGAACACTGGTATAAATGTTTGTCATGGAAGGTAGGGAGTTGATGATTAGAGGGATAAGTGCACAAAAAGGTAACCAACTTTGGTGTAATTTTCTGTCTCTTGAATCCAATTTTCTAAGACAAAGAAAACAACCAAAGTACAAACGTCTcgattaatttaatataaggtCAATCCACCCGGTGAAATGTCAAAATGAAGATTTTGCAGCTGACAAGCTGTTAGCTTTAGACCATGGTGATTTTCTAAGATAGCAACTGAAAACACATGTATCTTAGGTAAATACAtttaaaatagaaagaaaaaaaaaaaaagtgaagatGTAGTGGCATTCTTTGGCCTAAGATAAGTTggtctttaaatttaaaaacaaatgcGAACGAATTTGATTACCTTTATGTGCAATTAGCCCGTTATAATTTCCTGATATTAGATATCTACTATGACTTGATTCTGCTATACCTTCAATgcaaattatttttaagtgatGTTGTTTATTCTTTCTATGAAGGACTCTGACTTCCTCTGTTAGACTAAGGAAATGTTTGAAAGCTATTAAGGATCATGCTTTTGATGTTTCTGATTATCCgattattataacttttgaagatcatctcaacaaaaagttacGGGCCAAAGTGGCGCATGTGTGTATATTCTTTCATTTTAAGTTTCTAGATGATTGGCTTTGAATCCTTTTAACATCTGAAGGAACCATTACTAAAAACAAGACTCTTCTTGTAGATGGTCAAAAGCATATTTGGAAAAATGCTGGTTGaaccaaaaaaatatcataagCTGACTGAACTCCCTTCACCTGCCGATTTGAAGAAAAGGATCATCATCTCGACAAAACCACCAAATGAGTCCTTAGAGTCCATGGATGATAAGAGAGCAACTAATGTAATttgtagaggtggcaagatgagtgggttgggtaacaggtcaaaatggATTCGATTAGTACATTGGACTTTTGGCAGTAATACCCTggatgttttaattaaaaaaacttttcaaggttgtatgcattaaaaatagaCTTTGGCTAGTTCTACCATTTTGGCATTTTTCTCTACTAGCTTTATTAGACCCATTTGACAAGTTTATGATAAAAACACAACCCAAATTGACCCTCTCATATATGGCCACCTCCAATAActtgttttcttgattcatttatatTTGTACTGAACAATAATGATCAatgtatttttttcttttttcaacaGAATATACGTTTTAGCTTAATTTCCAACTGCTTGGAAATGAAAGATAGTTCAGATGAAGACACTAATCATAATGAGGAAGATGTGCAGGATGAAATCCCTGAGTATAGGGATCTGATTGCTATCCATGCCGTGAAACATAAAGGAGATGTGCATGATTCGCTACATATTGACCCAAATAGTGTCAGACGTCTTAGCTTGAGTGAACAAGAGCTTGTAGAAGCTAGCATAAAACATGGACCAGAGATAGTGAGGTACATGATTCATACAAGATTGATTGTctcttaaaattttgattttcagCAAATTCCACCTATTTTGCGGAACAAATTAGTATATAAACTAGTACAATTCTTGTAACAATGTTAATGATTTTTCGTGATTGATATGTGATACGGTATACTGGATAAATGCTCTAGATTTACGCAGAGGAATATATTGAGGGTTTACCCTAAGGGGACGCGTCTTGATTCATCTAACTATAATCCATTTGATGGCTGGAATCATGGAGCTCAAATGGTTGCATTCAACATGCAGGTAAATGTATATGTTTTCAAAAAAAGGCAACTTGTGTAGAAAAACATTGGCCAAGTTTTTATGTTGATATCTAACGTATTTACCAAAAACCATTGAagtttcaaaaattttgattcAAGGTAATCATCTAATCTAACCAGGTTTCAAGGAGCCAAgtcaaaaaaattaattatcaaaCTCAGCTGCAATGCCATCTTTTTTTAACTGGAAATAAATTCAGATTACCTTAAAGCGAAATTTTTGGAAGTTGATTATCTTGAAACAAAACTTAGGAACTGCTACAACATTCTGTGGCCAAAAAAAGTTGGTTGTCAATTTATGCAATGAACCCTTCATAGTTGATAGTCCATAAAGTAAGTAGTTTCCTGGTGATGCACAAGTTTTCCACTACTAACACCATGATCTCCACACTTTCAGGGATACGAAAAGAACTTGTGGTTGATGCAAGGAATGTTCAGGGCCAACAATGGCCGTGGATACGTCAAGAAACCAAGGTTTTTATGTGAGGATGAGCCGTTTAATCCAAATGAGGTCAAGAAAATTTTGAAGGTTGATTGAAAATCTAGAATCTGTTTTCGCAAAAGACGATATGAATTTCCACTGTCATGCCCATATATTAGTTCTCTCCCTTTTTATTCATGACCAGGTTAAAGTTTACATGGGACAAGGATGGCATTTGGAGTTTCATCACGCTCACTTTGATTACTGTTCCCcaccagatttctatacaaaaGTGAGTTCAGATTTTCTGCATTATGATTATCTTTTTAAACACAAGAAATTTCAGCAGATTGAGATATTATACTATAAGAAATCGATACAAAAGGGACTAGGCCTAGCGGTATATGAGGTGACCAAAATCCACCAACAGGTTCTGGGTTCTAGTCCCATGGtaagaataaaatatatatgtgttgatGTGTGTGAAACGTTTGCCTTTCTaaaaaacccaataaaatattaagaagCTAATATAAAATGGTAGGTTGGAGTAACTGGATACAAAGATGATAAAACAAGAATGTATAAGACAGATTCGATTGAGGATGATTGGCGGCCCATTTGGGATCAGGAGTTTGAATTTCCGATAAAAGTCCCAGAACTGGCTTTGCTAAGGATTCAGGTTAAAGATAAAGACTCTACCAAGCAAAATGAGTTTGCCGGCCAAACTTGCCTACCTGTTTCTGAATTGAGAACCGGCATACGTTGTGTCCCATTATACAACATAAAAGGCGAAAAGTACAAGTTTATAAAGCTTCTCATGCGTTTTCAATTCATAGTTCCCATAAATTAGGTTAGTTGTTAATTGCTAACCATGTCCATTGCATCTGAATCATATTGCTTATAGCAAATCTAAACTCATATCAGAAGATGCAAAGTACTCACAATAATTTAGACACTCCATATTTAGCGACATTATAGGTCGTATGTTTAAATGTTTCGTTCCTTTCTCTATGTATCTGAAAGACAATTGAAACCAATTTGAAATTAAATGAACCCTGATACAAGTCTTATCTTATTTACTTGATAAGACAAGTAACAAAGATGAATCTACGAGACAAACTTAAAGATGCCGAAATGATATAAACAAGTATAACGTCAACATTCATTACGCCAATTAGTACAATAAAACACATTACACTATATACATGGGCATCTTCGGGATGAATATACCTTTAAAGATATAGTTAACAGATTACCAACGCCACGATACATCTGCAAAAGTCTGTTAGATGTTTACTCAGTTTCATATGCGATTTCACATGTATTTGTAACGAAAACAATAAAAACTAAGTAGTATTGCAAACCAAAATTGTTTTCATGTGATGGTGGATAACTCAAGTATCAACTGATCAAGAATTTCCAACTCAAGACTCACAccaatctcttcaagatcttcacCTTTCCATCTTTCTCTTTCCAGTCTACTCGAATCCATCATATCTCTTTCCGCCATTATGCAAATTTCCTCCCACAATTCCTTAAAATCCCCAATCCTGAAACCACTAGTCTTTGGTAAAACATATCGTTGACCATTTCTACTTGATTCGATGCCATAATCCACTAAATTGTAGCCAATTGTTGGAGAAGGTGGTGCATTTTTGTCAAGATCTGCTCCCAATTTCCTTCTTGAATTCAAATTCTTCAAAATTGAGTCTTCTGTTACTGCAAAATAATTTATGCCCACTTCATTAAACATCATAAAGGCTACTAATTTacaatcaaaaagaaaatatattcaGAAATCAAACCCGAATGTGAACCATGTTGATAATCTTGAAATTCAAGAACAGAAACAGGACTTGAATTTTCAGAATCACACTCCAACTCATCTTTCTCAACCATTTTCTTCACTGATTTTTCACTTTTAACACACTTTTTATCGAGCAATTTAAACGAATTCATAACTTCACCATCATTCACTATACTTTGACAAATGGGCTTTTCTTGATTTCTTGATTTCTCCTTAATTTCAATCAAACTCTTTCGGGTTTTTGAACAATTTAACAACCCCAGTTCCTTATCTTTTCCACCCCCTTCAAAGCTAAGAATGATAAACTTATCGTTTTCGAGCTCAATAAAGCTCGGTGCTTTATGAACATTCCTACCCTTTTTCTTAAACCCCAATTCAGTTGGCATCGAATCCAACCCCATAAGTTTAGCCACAATTCCAGGATTGCCCTTATCCTCAAACTCATTACTTGAACTGAATTCTTTAATATGATGGTCAAAAGGGAGAGTTTGAAAGGTGTTGAAGCCGAGAAGGCGACGTAAGAGGGTCGGGAAACAGCCGTTGGTGGCGGAATTGAGACGGGGTTCGggtgttgaagaagaagaagttgatgaAGGGGAGTGAAGGAATTTCATGGTGAGTTAATAAAATGACCATACGAATTGGGGGAACTGAAGTgataaaagatttgaaaatttGTGAGGTGTGaattgaaaagagaaaaagtGGATTGGGGAtaatttggaaagaaaaaagtGAATGAGAACAGGAGAAAGAAGAAAGGGTTGGTGGCGGGATATGGATTTGAATGTTGTTGTACGGTAACAAAGACAAAAACAGAGTGGCAGGTGCTTCCCACGCGCGACCATTTCTAGATAAATACTACTGTATATTCTTTTTCTATCATAAAGGGATTATGCCAATCAAACACTCTTTCTCTTTTCATTATGGCCATATGGGTTTAACATCCTATAGATTTGTGAATTGGAGGAGATTTAATCATTGGGTTAAAATTAACGGTTAAGTTGTTAAAATTTAAAGcttaacctttaattttaattcaatgatcaaaattcttttaattttacttataaagttaaCTCTAAATGATCtctattttttcatatatatattctttcatATATGTAAATGAGTGTATAGATCGGGTATAGTCGTTGATGCATGTAAATGAGTCGAAATATACAATTTACCTtacatatgtataaaatagCTTGAAAATTAAATGTAGTGGTTTATACATGTATGACTAAATAAAAAGAGTCATAATTCGGGAAAATGTCATTGTGTTGCTTGTACACATGTAAATGAAATAGAGAAAAGGGGAGGAAAAAATGTGTGGCTCagtgtttttggttttttttttttattattattgaaagaGGTATTCTCAGcttaactttatatatagatatataacacTGTTGTAAAACTTCTCGAGTCGAGCCCAGTACTCCTCGAGTAGTCGCTACAATGTAGGGCACCGAGTCGGCCTGACTCAACCGATTACTTCGAGTACTCCTCACTTTGACACcaccaacccccccccccccaccccccgAGTACTCCTTGAATAGGTCTGGGTACTCTCAACTTCGAGCGCCTAGCAACTTCTGCGAccttaatattaaaatatactaatcttttataaaaagtgtaccattttattcataatatatattacaagTCTTTCTAATATACAAAACGTTTAAATTATTCTTTACAATTTAGGGCTTAATGAAAACTatctttaaaatcaaatttaggTTGCCATTGTATATTATAAGGTTATAGG
Coding sequences within:
- the LOC122594009 gene encoding phosphoinositide phospholipase C 2-like isoform X2; translated protein: MQSFEVFGCFKRYFRPKRDVPDDIKRLLEDYSDNGRMNIENLHDFLKTVQGEPDVDVEQAKRQYQHKGLHLLHFLFSDYNHPLRAIPDDMKSPISHYYIYTSHNTYLTGNQFTSDSSVRPIIKALQNGVRGIELDLWPNSTNTGINVCHGRTLTSSVRLRKCLKAIKDHAFDVSDYPIIITFEDHLNKKLRAKVAHMVKSIFGKMLVEPKKYHKLTELPSPADLKKRIIISTKPPNESLESMDDKRATNNIRFSLISNCLEMKDSSDEDTNHNEEDVQDEIPEYRDLIAIHAVKHKGDVHDSLHIDPNSVRRLSLSEQELVEASIKHGPEIVRFTQRNILRVYPKGTRLDSSNYNPFDGWNHGAQMVAFNMQGYEKNLWLMQGMFRANNGRGYVKKPRFLCEDEPFNPNEVKKILKVKVYMGQGWHLEFHHAHFDYCSPPDFYTKIRLRMIGGPFGIRSLNFR
- the LOC122594009 gene encoding phosphoinositide phospholipase C 2-like isoform X1, with protein sequence MQSFEVFGCFKRYFRPKRDVPDDIKRLLEDYSDNGRMNIENLHDFLKTVQGEPDVDVEQAKRQYQHKGLHLLHFLFSDYNHPLRAIPDDMKSPISHYYIYTSHNTYLTGNQFTSDSSVRPIIKALQNGVRGIELDLWPNSTNTGINVCHGRTLTSSVRLRKCLKAIKDHAFDVSDYPIIITFEDHLNKKLRAKVAHMVKSIFGKMLVEPKKYHKLTELPSPADLKKRIIISTKPPNESLESMDDKRATNNIRFSLISNCLEMKDSSDEDTNHNEEDVQDEIPEYRDLIAIHAVKHKGDVHDSLHIDPNSVRRLSLSEQELVEASIKHGPEIVRFTQRNILRVYPKGTRLDSSNYNPFDGWNHGAQMVAFNMQGYEKNLWLMQGMFRANNGRGYVKKPRFLCEDEPFNPNEVKKILKVKVYMGQGWHLEFHHAHFDYCSPPDFYTKVGVTGYKDDKTRMYKTDSIEDDWRPIWDQEFEFPIKVPELALLRIQVKDKDSTKQNEFAGQTCLPVSELRTGIRCVPLYNIKGEKYKFIKLLMRFQFIVPIN
- the LOC122594011 gene encoding uncharacterized protein LOC122594011, which gives rise to MKFLHSPSSTSSSSTPEPRLNSATNGCFPTLLRRLLGFNTFQTLPFDHHIKEFSSSNEFEDKGNPGIVAKLMGLDSMPTELGFKKKGRNVHKAPSFIELENDKFIILSFEGGGKDKELGLLNCSKTRKSLIEIKEKSRNQEKPICQSIVNDGEVMNSFKLLDKKCVKSEKSVKKMVEKDELECDSENSSPVSVLEFQDYQHGSHSVTEDSILKNLNSRRKLGADLDKNAPPSPTIGYNLVDYGIESSRNGQRYVLPKTSGFRIGDFKELWEEICIMAERDMMDSSRLERERWKGEDLEEIGVSLELEILDQLILELSTIT